The Carcharodon carcharias isolate sCarCar2 chromosome 2, sCarCar2.pri, whole genome shotgun sequence genomic sequence AATGTTTAAATTCCTATAGCCAGTATCAGATGTCCATCTCACCCTTCATCAAAGAGCAAGCTTCCAATGGTTGACATGTGCCATGGGAGGAGTGTATAGTGAGTAATTCATTAGGCCCGGCCTTGGTGTCCTCTCAACCTGCTAACATTGAGTAATTAGTCCTAAACTGCCACCTTGGTGGGACCAAACAGAGGAGGCTCAGCAAGAATTTTTTATTTAATATCAGCAACAtaagaacaagagtaggccatttcatcccttgagtctgttccatcattcagttagatcatggttgatctgtaccttaaccccatttttaaaaatttgttcttgggatgtgggcgtcactggctaggtcagcatttattgcccatctctaattgcccttattcagagggcatttaagagtcaaccacgttgctgtgggtctggagtcacatgtaagtctGACCAGGTAGGAAaggcaggggcaggattttccctttgtcggGCGGGCACGGTGGGTGGGCCGGGGAGTGGCCGTGAAATGGGCCACTGTCCGCGATCaggccctgaccgcgatttcacactggctggccaattaacagccaaccagcttgaaaggtgcgctgaaagtctaatgaagaccatgaaaccactgtcgattgttgtaaaaacccacctggttcactaatgtcctttagggaaggaaatctgctgtccttacctggtctggcctgcatgtgactccagacccacagcaatgtggttgactcttaaatgccatctgaacaagggtaattagggatgggtaataaatgctggccaggccactcatatcccatgaacaaatagaaaaaaagatttggacaaaggaaaataaagttTTAATATGTGACCCCACAtgcgactcagtcacatgaaaagGAACATGTTTCAAATGAAgtggaacatttttaaaaagttttttacTTACCATTGGAAGCCTCGTCCTGCCCGTGGATAAGATTTcttaaaaattgcaaaggccacctggccttttcgcccacctgccaaccgagcggttgagcgggcagtgaaaaatacaacttaattaatactttaagaGCCTTATtaggcttcttaattgttggtggatgtgctgctgactctcgcacGGACCCAATGAAAGATCACGAGagcgtgcgatgacgttgggacgcttgcctgcCCGAATGACACATAAAGTCCTGCcctagatttccttccctaaaggacattagtgaaccaaataggtttttCCTGACAATTAGCAATTGCTTCGcgggtcatcatcagacttttaattccagatttttattgaattcaaatttcaccacctgccgtgGTGATTCAAACCCCgttcaccctgggtctctggaaaactagtccagagacaataccactacaccaccacctcccctattcACCTTTGCTCCATGGTGTGTTACCAATCATTCAGGGAGTCTGAGATGCAGTGGCAACAAGCACTTTTAAATGCATGTTCTAGTCTGGAGCCATGGATAGTGACGGTAGAGGCtgcaacattctttccatcacatggctgccattggcatgtgttggaaggatctgcagGACAATACTCAACCTGTATGGCCATGTTATAAATGCACcgtccttggccatcaagtcctaaaCTGGAACTTGAAGCATGAGCTTCTGGtttagaggcagggatgctacctatTGTGCCTTAAGATGTCCCTctgctccatattccttgataaaCATACTTAACAAAGATCTACGGATCTTAGTAacctcttcctgatatatattgtcaataaattcATCAATACATGCTTTTTAAATATAAGTaataaataagttttaaaaataaatcaactGAAATGAGTGTTGGAAAAGGGAATATCGTAGGCAATTCTAATTCTCTGTTACTGTTTGATCTTGGAATCATTTTGCCCGTGAATCCCTCTCTTTAAAATTCCCACAACGTTAAAGACTTGATAGCATTTTGTGCCAATATTTCTGTTAAATTTCAATCAATGTTTAATTCGCAGGAATCAAGAGGCGAGTATCAAATGGGAAATGATGCCCTCAAGTCTGCCAACCTAAGACAGGGTTAAAGCTGAATATTGACTGATGAAGAAAAAATAGTGTAGAGtagaacaatcatgtgacccaATGCGACTGGCTGAAGTTCCCTTTTGTAACTCAAGCCCCAAACCCAGGGGAAAGTATATCAGCAGTCACCGATTGGAAAGAATGTAAAAGATCTTGGTAACAACACCAAACTGAGAGGTTGGCATTTTTCAATACTGGCCGCATCTGACTGGAAATGCAATGGCTTTTCTTGAGATCAATGTTTCTAATTTCACTATGATCTTGTCGGGCATTAGGCTTTCCAATGCCACCAATGACAGTGAGAACTGCAGCGTCTCAATTAAAGGTATCCTTCATCAGCGTTTAAACTTTTTTCTCATCTCGGTAGCCTTTTGCCTCGCAGGCACGTTGTTGGCCAACCCACTGCTTCTAGTGCTTATTTTGTTAACAAAAAGGTTCCGCCGAGAAACGAGGTATCTGCTTCTGGCCAATATTTTGGTGTCTGATCTTATTTTCCTATTCCTTAACAGCTTTATAGCAATTAGCATTGCAGCACAGCAGTGCATGCCCAATCTCCTTTGTGATGTTGCAGTAATTGGACGAACTATATCTGACTTCAGCAGTGTCATAACCATCACTGTTATGGCAATTGATACCTACATAGCAGTTAGTTTACCACTGCGCTACTTGTCGCTAATACACCCGTCACGAACTGTCAAACTTGTAATTGTGATTTGGATTCTAGCATCAATGTATCCACTCACTTTACTAACTGGGATCCTGGCAAAACAGCCGGCTCTCACTCACGGCCACAAGATGTGTCTCATATTACTGACCCCAGATTTGTGTCCTTTCAACCACCAGCTGATATTGGGTATCAATATTTTCCTTGTGTgcagtgttttgatttgtttcttaATGGTATTGTACTGCTACGTCATGCTGTACTGCAAAACCAGGAGCTCAGGGATCTGGGACAGTCTCAACTCCAGGGCACGAATGACCTTGCTGATACATGGGATCGTGCTCTTCCTGTATTTTGGCCCCTGTTTGATTTTTAGCTTTGAGATTGTGTTCAGTGACTCACACCTTGTCAACCCCAGCACTAGAATGTGGCTCTACAGTgccaacattcacattttcatgaTGCTCCCACGACTGCTGTGCCCTTATCTTTATGGCCTGAGGTACAGAGAACTGGCAGAGGCAGTCAAGAGGCTATTCATCATCAGAACGTGTTGTGTACATGCAATAAACAGATAGGGGCCCAGAATTTCTGCAGAGGGCTAGTCCGTAgcgaaaaaaaaatctttttttgaatgtgggcatcactggcaaggttgttactgcccatcactaattgcccttgagaaggtggtggtgagctgccttcaggttggtgtgtgagttggaggagaacttggaggtgatggtgttcccatgcacctgctacctttgtccttctaggaggtagaAATCGCAACTTTAGCCCTCTAGGTGTCCCATCGTAGCTCCAGGCTGCCATTCCCAGTAAAGGGGTCAGGTGTCCGGCAGGATGGGTGCTTGCTCGTGCATGGGCTGTTCAGCAGTGTCCAGCCTGATCTACCAGCACAACGCTGGAGCACACCATGCTACTCTCATTGTAGACTGAAGGTCCAGTGAGACCCAAGAAATAGCATCTTCTCCAGATCAGCTCTCAATGGAGCAGATGAGGCTGTTGGGGAGGTGATCAATTCCCCCTGAGATTGATGATATTACTCAAGCAAAGATTTGTTTGTTTTAATGGGACTTGGTGATACAAGATCTCCTGGGATTCTGCCTTGACCCCAAGTGGAGTTTTAAGGTCACAGTTTATTTTGGCTGTTGATACTGTTGTTCCTGTCTCTCCTCAACTAGGGTGTGTCTTAAAGCTTGGAGCAACTGCCAAAGACCAATGTGGACAACCATGTAACATTCAAAGTTGGTTGATATGTTTGAAAACTGTCCTTCCTTAAGGGCTACTGTCCAGAGCTCAAATCTGGAACATATTGGTCTGTATCTTAAAATGCTGTTCTGATTTTTAAAGAATATTTTACTGGAAATATTATGAAGAACTgtcataaaaatttaaatatgtTTAATAAATTACTGGAAATATGGTGCTTTGTATTTGTATATATAGATAGGCACACATCGGTAAACCACCTATGATTATGCTCATGATAAATTCGAGAATGAACGGTTTATAAAATCAAAAAGATTTTATAAGCATATGACACCCGAGGCTGCTTAATGAAATTGGTGATGGAGTCACTTTTTTTGGTGAGGTTGCAAATCTGAACTCTGGATTTGCTGGGTTGACAGGTCAATTAAGTTGTAGATATTTTGGCTCAGATCTATCGAGCAGTGGCAATGATCGTCGGATTGCTGTTGCTCTTGTAAACTCAACACTGCTGTGCATTTCTATCGGGGTTCTGTGCTGGCTTTTACAGAAATGCACAGCACTGCTTCCATCGGGGAACTCCGTTGGAGGGGGGTAGAGTCAGGGAATACAGGATACGCCCCCCTTTTACAGTATCTGCTGCCATGGGGTAAATTGAAATGTCCAGTATGAATTTTAGTGAAttgatgagtgaatgggtgaaggGGTAGTATGGGTAagtgggtgaagtgggtaggtgggtgaggtggataaTTGGgtaaggtgagtgaggtgggtcgctgggtaagtgggtgaggtgggtaggtgggcgaGATGGGTAAGTGGATGAGATGGctcagtgggtgaggtgggtaaattGGTGAGGGATAAATGGGTGAGTTGGGTAGGTGGATAAAGTGGGTaggggtaggtgagtgaggtgggcaAGGTGGGTAATTGGATAGGTACataagtgggtaagtgggtgaattGGCTAAGTAGGTAGGGGTGGGTGAGATGGGTGAAGTGGATTAGTGGGTAGAtgggtaggggtgtaggggttgagTGGGTAATCAGGTCGGGAGAGGTCAGGACAGAATGTTAGGTGTTTCAGAAGATAATTGGGTGGTCTGGAGGTGTAATTGGGTGGTTGCAGGGGTAGTTGCGTGGTCAGGAAGGTGGTTGGGTTGTATTGGGAGGGTTGTCAGATGGACacgggggtagttggatggttgGGAGGGCAATCGGATCGGAAGGATTTTGGGTGATCAGGAGGGGTAATCAGGTGGTCGGGAGGTAGTTAGGTCAGGTCGGGGCCAgtagttgggtggtggtggggtgtttGGATCAGATTGTGAGAGTAGTCGGGTGGTTGGGAAGGTTAGTCAGTTCGGGGGTTTTCGGgtagggttgggttgggggtagtCGGGTCGATGGCAGGGCAGTTGGTCGTGGGGGTAGTCAGGTAGTCGGGAGCACAGTAGAGTAGTTGGGGGGGTTGGTAGGGTGGTCGGGATGGGTAGTGAGGTTGGATCAGGGCCTAATTTGGGGGTCAGGGGGGTAGCTGGGTGGCCAGAGGCGTAGGCGGAGGGTAGGGGGGTAATTGGCAGGAGTCAGTTGAGTAGTTACCAAGGT encodes the following:
- the LOC121287753 gene encoding probable G-protein coupled receptor 148, giving the protein MAFLEINVSNFTMILSGIRLSNATNDSENCSVSIKGILHQRLNFFLISVAFCLAGTLLANPLLLVLILLTKRFRRETRYLLLANILVSDLIFLFLNSFIAISIAAQQCMPNLLCDVAVIGRTISDFSSVITITVMAIDTYIAVSLPLRYLSLIHPSRTVKLVIVIWILASMYPLTLLTGILAKQPALTHGHKMCLILLTPDLCPFNHQLILGINIFLVCSVLICFLMVLYCYVMLYCKTRSSGIWDSLNSRARMTLLIHGIVLFLYFGPCLIFSFEIVFSDSHLVNPSTRMWLYSANIHIFMMLPRLLCPYLYGLRYRELAEAVKRLFIIRTCCVHAINR